Genomic window (Thiosulfatimonas sediminis):
GGCTTTTTTCATCATCACCGATCCGGTCACGGCCAGTACCACACCGCTTGGGCGTTTTATTTACGCTTGTGGCATCGGTATTTTGGTGTATGTGATTCGTACTTGGGGGGCCTTTCCGGACGGTTTGGCGTTTGCCATTTTGCTAATGAATATCGCCGTTCCCTTAATTGATCAATACACTCAACCGCGTGTCTTTGGACACGACCATTAGGCAGCAAAATGAGTCAAAAACCGATGTTCAATTCTGAACTTGTCAAGGCGATGAGTTCCTCAGCCGGAAAACTCAGCGGCTTTGTGGTGCTGTGCATTATCCTGCTCTTAACCGTTCGCGGCCTTACCGCGCCGCAAATCGTCGCCGCTGAGAAACAAAAATTATTGGATGGCTTTAACCAAGTCTTACCCGCCAGCCGTTATGACAATGACCCACTACAAGACCAATTGCATCTTAAAGACCCAGAACAGCTGGCATTGCTTGGTGCCAAAACGTGGGTGACCGTCTATCGCGCACGTAATGCAGGCCAACCCGCCGGAGCGATTTTCCAGACCATCGCACCCAATGGCTACAGTGGTAATATTGTGATTTTAGTCGGCGTTTTTCCAAACGGCGAAATCTCCGGAGTACGCGTTTTAAAACACGCCGAAACCCCTGGTTTGGGCGACAAGATTGAACTTAATAAAAATCCGTGGATTTTGTCTTTTAATGGCCGCACCTTAGATGCCAGCAACCTATCGATTTGGGCGGTTAAAAAAGATGGCGGAGAATTTGACCAGTTTACTGGGGCAACCATCACTCCGCGTGCGGTGGTAGGCGCTGTGCAAAAAGCGCTGCAAGTCGTCAATCAAATGGGAGAGCGTCTGTATGAAGAATCACAGTGAAACATCGCCTGAAAACAGCGCCGAAACGCTTACGCCAAGCGCTTGGCAAACTAAACTGAGCGACTATAAAAAAATCTTTCACAATGGGCTTTGGCAAAACAACCAAGCCTTAGTTGCTTTGCTTGGCCTCTGTCCATTATTGGCGGTATCCAACAATACCATTAACGGTCTCGGCCTTGGTTTGGCTACTTTAGCGGTCTTAATGATTTCCAATGTATTGGTTTCTCTGATTCGAAATCACGTCTCGTCGGAAATTCGTATTCCGGTCTATATCGCAATCATCGCTACCGCCGTCACTGCGATAGACCTGTTAATGAACGCGTATTTCCACACATTGCATGGCATTCTTGGGATTTTCATTCCACTGATTGTCACCAACTGCGCGATTCTTGGACGCGCCGAAGCCTATGCCTCGAAAAATTCGGTTGATAAGGCCTTGTTGGATGGTTTTTTTATGGGCTTAGGTTTTTTAATTGTCTTAGTGATCTTAGGCGCACTGCGCGAACTGATTGGCCAAGGCACGCTGTTTGACCAAGCACACTTAATGTTTGGCGAAGGTGCCCGAGATTGGACACTGCATTTTGGTGATAACTACCAAGGGGTATTATTGGCAATTCTTCCACCCGGCGCCTTTATCGGTTTAGGCTTATTGATTGCTGCCAAAAATTATTATGATCAAAAAAAGGCGACTAAATTGCAAAATCAACTGGGGATTAAAATCGCGCTTAAGTAACTGCGACCATTTTTAATCAGTTTGCAAAAGCGATTTAAGAATCACTTGCTCATCCACCAAAATACGCAACTTGGATTGCAAAGTGGTTACCCATATTTTTCCGGCACTCACTTCAAAAGCATATGGATAGGCGAGCCAAGCGCCTTTACATTGCGCCAATACCACCGGAGCACTCCAGCTCAATCCATCATCCTCTGAAAAACTGGCGGCTAATTCTTCACGCTGCCAAGACGCCGCTACTTCGGAAAATTGTCCGCCACGGCGCGCAAACTCAGTTTTTCCCTGCGGATAAACGGTGTTATACAGCAGCATAATCCGCCCACTTTGAAGACGAGTAAGCATCGCGGGGGAGCTACTTGCCGCGATTCCGGGCGCCAACTTAGTCCAAGTTTGGCCATCATCATATGAATACGCGTGCCAAAAATAATCCAGGTTCGTACGGATACAAAACCATACGCAATCGCGTAATTCAATTAGAGCGCCCTCATAACAGCCACCGTGATGACCGCGCCCGCCTATATCCAGCTTATTACTGGCTTGCCAATTCACGCCCTCATCCAGCGAACGAAAACTCAAGCTGTAGTGACGTGCGGCAAGATAATCCAAGTTTTGTGCCGATAACACAATCGTACCGCTTTTAAGCTGAATCAACGTGCTGGCCACCGCCGCATAACCGGTTTGTATTAAGATCGGTTCTTGCCAGGTTTTTCCGCCATCCAAACTGCGTAGTACATAATGAAATAAACGACAACTTTTGGTAGGTTTATTGGTTTTTTTACGCCAGTTAAAATGGTAATCGCCAGTATTCACAAATGACAGCAGCACCACGCCGCTGTGCGTGCAAAGCAAACTGTGCGAATTGGTCACCGCCAGTTTCTGCGCCTGGGTAAACAAAGAAAATGCTTGCCAAGTTTCTCCCTCATCACTCGACAAATAAGCGTGCTGATCCGAGACATACAACAACTGATTCTGCGCGTTACGAATAAAAGCCCCTTGGTGCGCTTGTGCCAACGGAGTAACGCCCTGAGCTAGATAGACTGGTGCCTCGGTTTTTGGCGCGGCACGAAAATCCAATTGAATGTCAGGATATTCAGTCAAAGAGTTGATGGGCATAAGCGCTCCTTATATTTTCAAGCCACCATGGTATTAGAGAGAGACAGTCCACATGGCTTCAGGCACAGAAATGATTTAATGAGGACTTGTTCTGTGTCCCCTTAAAGTGTCTCTTTAAAGTAGTTTAGCAAAAACCCTACCATGCCTCGCATTGCCCCACAAGAAGCCGTGATAAACTTGGCGTCTTGGCGCAAATCCGCTATGATTCCAAGCAAGTTAAAACCAATTACAAAGGCGCACCATCGCCTTGCAGAAGTTGCTAGATGAACAAACAGAAACGACTCGAAATTTTTCAACGCTTAAGCGCAGCCATTCCATCCCCTGAAACCGAACTTGAATACAACAGCACTTTTGAACTGTTGATTGCAGTCATTCTTTCAGCGCAGGCGACCGACAAGGGGGTGAATATTGCCACTCGCAAACTGTTTGCGGTCGCTAATACTCCACAAGCAATCTATGCGC
Coding sequences:
- a CDS encoding sialidase family protein encodes the protein MPINSLTEYPDIQLDFRAAPKTEAPVYLAQGVTPLAQAHQGAFIRNAQNQLLYVSDQHAYLSSDEGETWQAFSLFTQAQKLAVTNSHSLLCTHSGVVLLSFVNTGDYHFNWRKKTNKPTKSCRLFHYVLRSLDGGKTWQEPILIQTGYAAVASTLIQLKSGTIVLSAQNLDYLAARHYSLSFRSLDEGVNWQASNKLDIGGRGHHGGCYEGALIELRDCVWFCIRTNLDYFWHAYSYDDGQTWTKLAPGIAASSSPAMLTRLQSGRIMLLYNTVYPQGKTEFARRGGQFSEVAASWQREELAASFSEDDGLSWSAPVVLAQCKGAWLAYPYAFEVSAGKIWVTTLQSKLRILVDEQVILKSLLQTD
- a CDS encoding electron transport complex subunit E, with translation MSDYKKIFHNGLWQNNQALVALLGLCPLLAVSNNTINGLGLGLATLAVLMISNVLVSLIRNHVSSEIRIPVYIAIIATAVTAIDLLMNAYFHTLHGILGIFIPLIVTNCAILGRAEAYASKNSVDKALLDGFFMGLGFLIVLVILGALRELIGQGTLFDQAHLMFGEGARDWTLHFGDNYQGVLLAILPPGAFIGLGLLIAAKNYYDQKKATKLQNQLGIKIALK
- the rsxG gene encoding electron transport complex subunit RsxG; the protein is MSQKPMFNSELVKAMSSSAGKLSGFVVLCIILLLTVRGLTAPQIVAAEKQKLLDGFNQVLPASRYDNDPLQDQLHLKDPEQLALLGAKTWVTVYRARNAGQPAGAIFQTIAPNGYSGNIVILVGVFPNGEISGVRVLKHAETPGLGDKIELNKNPWILSFNGRTLDASNLSIWAVKKDGGEFDQFTGATITPRAVVGAVQKALQVVNQMGERLYEESQ